The genomic segment CTGAAAAAAGGTACTGCATTTCAGGGCTGGTATATCGACTCACCAGGGGCTCTTGGTATGTTGTTGTCTGTGACATGATTTTCTCCGAGAATAATTTCAATATGTTCAATAGAAAAGGGGACACCGTTTTTGCGAAACACCTTATAGCATTTTTTTACTGAAAGTGCAGTGACCTTATTGGAGCTTTTTTTAAGAATCCCTGTCTAAAAAAAAAATTGCCCTTCTGAGCAAAACAGAGCGAATCACATTAATTGTTATAAGATATCGAGGATACGAGCCTGCCAGCTGACCCTCTCTTTAAAACGATTAATGGTAGGAGTAAAAATTATTTTCACCGTTGAGCCGGCAATGACGTTCCGTCCCTTTTCACCAAGGTTAAAGCCGATGGCCTTTATATTGTCGCCGTATTTCCCTCTGATTGTCAGCTGCAGATGCTCTTTACTCTGACCTACGGGTCTTGCTGCGACGATAAGGGCGTGGGCATCATAAAATGTTGGTTGAGGATTTCCTGGACCGAATGGTTCCATTTTTTGGTAGAGGGCTAAGCTGTCCGGGTTGAAAACCTGCTCAACGGAGGCGTCAAGCTCATATCTGCTTTCCTGCTTAATCTCCTTCACCTCTGCCCTCTGTAGATTCTCTACAAATGCCGACCTGAAGGCGGCAAAATTGAGCGGGGACATGCTCATGCCGGCGGCCATTTTATGACCACCAAATTTTTTTAACAGAAAAGAGGTCTCGGTTATTACATCGAGAATATTAATTTCCTCGATGGAGCGGGCTGAACCCTTAAGGTCGCCATCCGCAGCCCGAGAAAAAACTATTGCCGGTAGATGAAAACGATCCACCAGCCTGGATGCCAGTATCCCTAAAATTCCTTCAAAAAAGTCACCCTCAACAATAATGCAAGCATCTGCCTTGATCGTCTCTATATGGAGAAGTGTCTCTATCTCAGCCATATTTTCTTTACAGAGTAACTTCCTGTCGTTGTTGAGCTTGGTCAGCGTTTTGGCAATTTTATAGGCCGGTTCTGCCTCTTTACTTGTCAATAACTCTACAACTTGATGGGCCACACCATACCTGCCCGCGGCATTGACCTTGGGTGCCAGATTAAAGCCGATATCATCTGAGGTTACCGAGCCATCGGCAATGTCAGATGACTCTAGCAATGCCTGTAGGCCAATAAATTCTGTGCGGGCAAATGACTCTACCCCGGCCTTAACCAGGAGCCGATTTACAGGGGTGAGGGGGACAACATCGGCCAGGGTGCCAAAGGCGACAAAGCCGAGAAAGGATTTTAAATTTGGCGTAGATTGGCTGTATTTGCCATTCAGCTCACCTGAGACAAGGGCATTGCGAACACCTGCAACCAGATAGAAGGCAACCCCAACCCCTGCCAGAGATGTCCCATAAAAGGGGCATTTTTCGTTACTGGGATTTAATACTGTACAGTTGGGAACTCTTTTGGGTAGTTGGTGGTGATCGGTGACAATTACTCTGCCGCCCCTCTTCTTTATGGCCTCTATTTCAGTAGCGTTAGAGATACCGCAATCTACGGTAATGAGAAGAAAGTGCTCCTCCGCCCAAGGAAGATTTTGAAAATAGGTAAGGTTTAGACCGTAGCCCTCGGTAAGCCTACTGGGGATATGCCAGTAGACCTTAACGTCTATCCTCTCAAAAAAATTTACCAGAATCGAGGTCCCCGTCGTGCCATCGACATCATAGTCACCCCAGATAAGAATGGGCAGACCTTCATCTATGGCCCGGAGAACTTCTGCCACGGCCTCCTTCATGCCCAGCATGGTAAAAGGGTGTGGCAGAGAGGAGAGCCGGGGGGAGAGAAATTCTTCTATTGCCTGCGCCTCTTGGTATCCTCGCAGAGAGAGGATCTGTTCGATTGGATTTTTTCTGGACACCGCGTTCTCCTAGAGATTTTTACTTAACTGGTCTTCAAGCCACTGCCCTACCCTATCTACAATTTCAGCTTTACTCTCTTTTTGATACCAGTGTAGATCTTCATCTTTATTAAACCAGGTGTACTGTCGCTTTGCGTATCTTCTTGTGTCCCGAGCCAGGAGGGTCTTCATCTCTTCAAATTCCCAGTCACCAAAGATAAAATTAGCCATATGCTTATATCCAATGGAACCCATGGATCTGAGTTCCCGGGAGTAACCCATATCAAGAAGTCCTCTTACCTCTTCTTCTAAACCTGCATCAAGCATGATTTGGGTACGCATATTGATGCGATCATAGAGGAGGGGGCGATCACAGGTGAGACCTATCTGTAACATATTGGCAAACTGGTTCTCCGGTTTGTGTTGGGAGAGAAGCTGGGACCATGGTTTTCCAGTAATGGCAAAAATTTCAAGTGCTCGCATTACCCGGTAAGAGTCGTTGGGATGCAGGCGCTGAGCAGAGAGAGGATCCAGTTGCTCCAGCCTGGCATGCATCTCTTCCGGGCCAAGATTGTCAAGTTCTTCTTGAAGCCTTTCCCGGACGGCACTGTCACTGGGAGGGCCCTCAAAAAAACCCTTGGTCAGGCTCTGCAGATAGAGACCTGTCCCGCCGGTGACAAGGGGAATATGGCCACGGGCGTGGATCTCGGTAATGGTGCGTAGTGCATCTCGACAGTACATTGAGGCATCATAGTGCTCGTCAGGCTCGACAATATCAAGGAGATGATGGGGGACCTCCCCCTGCTCCTCCTTGCTGATCTTTGCCGTGCCAATGTCCATATGACGATAGACTTGCATGGAGTCCATGGAGACAACTTCACAGCTAAACTGACGTGCCAGCTGAAGAGATAGTGCCGTCTTGCCAATTGCGGTGGGACCAACAAGGACAAGGACTGGTTGTTTTATTTTTTCCATATTATGCGATGAACCTAGGGATGTTGAAATGAAAGATAGCGACCGATCTTTTGGGCTCGACTGGCACCAATGCCTGAAACCCGGCGAAGTGACTCCGGACTATCATATACTCCGTTCCGTCCTCTCTCTTCAACAATTCTTTGTCCCAGGGCGGGACCAATGCCAGGAATAGTTTGCAGGAGTTCAGTTGTTGCCATGTTTACAGGAATGGGGGCAAAGAGCAGGGGCAGGAGTACCATGCTTTTCTCATTGATCGGAGCACTGGCATCCGTCTCCGCCTGGACAATAATCAATTCGTCATAGTTTATCTGTAGGGAGAGCTGCTCTGTCTCCTCTTGCTCCAGGAAAAAGAGAAGGGGGTGAATAAACATTAGGAGAGCTACAAAAACAAGGAGATAAATTCTGCCATCATAGTTGCCGGCCATGATGGTCTGCCATATATTTTTCATTGCCACCACCTTCACAGCTTATTTCCTTGCCTTATGGCAAAGCTCCAGAGTATAAAATTTTACCTCGTTAAGGAAAATGTAGCATAAATAGAGGCAAAATATAATTTAAATGAGCCATCTCTCATGATGGTGAAATGACAACATACAGGTGCCCTACCGTGGACTACACATCCCATCTTAATATTGTTCTTGTCGAACCGGAAATTCCACCCAATACAGGCTCAATTGCCAGGCTTTGCGGTGCGACAAACGCCATCCTTCATCTTGTTCATCCCCTGGGCTTTTCAACCGACGATAAACACCTGCGTAGAGCTGGGCTTGATTATTGGAAATTTGTCAACATTGTCTATTGGGAGAGCTTTGAGGCCTTTTTGAGTCAATGTGATAAGGATAATATGTACTTCTTTACTACCAAGACAGAGAAGAGCTATACAGAGGCCAAATTTAAACAGGGAGATTTTCTTATCTTTGGTAAAGAGACAAAGGGCTTGCCCAAACCGATACTTGATCTCCATCCCGATCGTTGTTTGACTCTGCCGATGCCAAACCCCAATATTCGCAGTCTTAACCTGGCAATGACCGCAGGAATTGTTCTTTATGAGGCCATGCGTCAGGTTGGCGAAAACGTATAATCGTTGCTCCTCTTTACGTTTTCAACAAGAAAGAGAGACAAACAGCAGATATAATGTTAGATTGCACTGTTTTTAGCAAGCAAAGGCTTCTTCTGTTTGAAGCCAATATAATTAATCCATAAGGAGAGTAATACGATGGCTGATCGCGTATATAATTTCAGTGCTGGTCCGGCAACCCTTCCCTTTGAAGTTTTAGAGCAGGCAGGAAAAGATATTGTCAATTTCAAGGAGACTGGTAGTGGCCTCATCGAAATTAGCCATCGTTCGCCGGAGTTTATTGAGGTTATAGAGAAGACAGAATCTCTTGTACGTGAATTACTTGAGGTTCCAGATAATTACAAGGTGCTCTTTCTTCAAGGTGGTGCTTCGAGCCAGTTTTTTATGGTGCCGATGAATCTGCTTGGCGCGGGTAAAAAGGCAACTTATCTCAATACCGGTACCTGGGCTAAAAAGGCTATCAAAGAGGCACAACTCTTTGGTGATATTGATGTCGCCTACTCTTCCGAGGAGAGTATCTTCAATCATGTACCTGCAAACGATGCCTATCAGGTTGCTGAGGAGAGCGAATATCTCTACTTTGCCTCTAATAACACCATCTATGGTACCCAATTTGAGACTATGCCACAGAGTAAGAAGATGCTTGTGGCTGATATGTCTTCCGATATTTTTTCCCGTAAGGTGGATGTTAGCAAATTTGGCCTTATCTTTGCTGGGGCCCAGAAAAATCTTGGACCAGCAGGTGTTACTCTGGTTATTATTCGTGACGATCTCTTGGAGAAAACTCCTGCTCACACCCCTACCATGTTAAGCTATAAGACCCATGCCGATAAGGGCTCTATGTTTAACACTCCCCCATGCTTTGCCATTTATGTAATGGGAGAGGTTCTTGCGTGGTTGAAGAATCTTGGTGGTGTTGAAAAAATAGAGGAAATTAACAGAGAAAAGGCTGCTCTGCTTTACTCACAGATAGATGCCAGTGATTATTATCGGGTTCACGCTCAGGACGGATCCCGTTCTCTGATGAATGTTACCTTTAATTTGCCAACGGCTGAGCTTGAAGCAAAGTTCATCGCTGAGGCTTCAGCCTTACAGATGAAGGGTCTTAAGGGTCATCGCTCTATTGGCGGTTGCCGTGCTTCTATCTACAATGCCTTTCCACGTGAAGGTGTGGTGAAGCTTGTTGAGTTTATGCAGGTATTTGCTGCAAATAACCCAGCGTAAAGATTTTAAGCCCCTTGCTCAAACGAGGGGCTTTTTCCCTATGGATTACGTCGGCACTATAATTCGCCCGCCCAGTGAGGCCCACTCTCTTCTCCTGCAAATAAGCCTTGGCTGTTCTCATAATGGTTGCACTTTTTGCGGGGCATATAGGGATAAAAGGTTCAGGGCAAAGCCAATAGAAACTGTCCTGGGAGATATCGAAAAGGCCCGTACCCTTTTGCCTTCCCCTACAAGTTTGTTTTTGGCAGATGGTGATGCCCTTGCCCTCCCCCAGATGCATCTGCTTAAAATACTCTGTGCCATTAAGGATAAACTTCCCTGGGTAAAACGGATTAATTCCTATGCCTCCCCTCGTTCTCTATTGCAAAAAACTACAAATCAGTTAATAAGGCTGAGGAAGTTAGGACTCAGCCGGATCTATCTGGGCCTGGAAAGTGGCGCAGATGAGGTACTTTGTTCTGTAAACAAGGGTGCCTGTGCGAGTCAAATAATAGAAGGTGGCAAAAAAGCCCTTGATTCAGGTCTGTATCTTTCCACAAGTATCATTCTTGGTCTTGGTGGGAAACGCTACAGTAAACTTCATGCTCAGAAAACGGCAGAGGCCCTCAGTATTCTCAGGCCTCAACATATTGCCGCCCTTACCCTGATGATTTTGCCAGAGACGCCCCTTGCCCATAGCTATGCAGGCAAGGAGTTTTTGCCACTGAGTTCCCATGAAATTCTGCAGGAACTGAAATGGCTTGTTGCAGGTATAGACGTTGACAAAGCTCAGTTTCATGCAAATCATGCATCTAACCATCTGCATCTTTCGGGCAAATTACCGAGGGATAAAGAAAATTTCATTCATTTGATTGACAGGGCCTGTGCGGGCAAACTGCCACTCATGCCTGATTATATGAGGTCGCTTTAATGCAGGAAGAGATAACTACAAATAGAGAAAAAATAGATCTTAAAAATTTAAGTCAAGATCAGCTTGTTGAATTTGCTGAAAAACTAGGACAGCCTGCCTTTCGTGGTCGGCAAATTATGTCCTGGCTTTATCGCCCTGAAGTACGGGACTTTGAGCAGATGACAGATCTTGCCAAGGTTTTTCGGAAGCTGCTTGCCGAAAATTCTTTCTTTTCTCACTTCGATGATCCCATCATTGAACGGGCAAAGGACGGTTGTGTTAAATTTGGTTTTCGCCTTCATGACGGCCATGTCATAGAAACTGTTCTTATTCCGGAGCCGGACCGTAATACCCTCTGTATTTCATCCCAGGTAGGTTGTGCGATGAAATGTACCTTCTGCATGACAGGTGGCATGGGCTTTACCCGTAATCTGACACCTTCTGAGATTGTTAATCAGGTATGTGCTGCTCGGGATTTTCTGGCAAACGAACCAGCCGACAAGCTTATCGGTCCTGACCGTGTTACCAATGTGGTTTATATGGGAATGGGGGAGCCATTGAATAATCTTGAAAATGTCCTCACCTCAATCTCCATTCTTACCGAACAAAAAGGGCTCGACCTTACGGGTCGAAGGATTACAGTCTCTACCTGTGGTATTGTTGCCAATATGGCTCGTCTTGGTCAGGAGGCACCGGTAAACCTCGCTATTTCCCTACATGCAGTGGATGATAAGACCCGAGACATGTTAATGCCTGTCAATAACCGTTATCCTCTTGATGAGTTGCTTGAAGCCTGTCGTACCTACCCCATGGGCAAGAGACGCAGGATTATGTTTGAGTACATCATGTTGGCAGGAATTAATGATTCAGATACAGAGGCCCGAACCCTTGCCCGTAAACTGCAGGAAATACCCTGTAAGATAAATTTAATCCCATATAATGAAAGTCCCGGACTTCCCTATAAGAGTCCAGGCATGAAGAGAATACTCTCCTTTCAGAATATACTTCGAGAGGCAAATTATTCGGTCTTTATTAGAAATAGTCGTGGTGAAGATATTGCTGCTGCCTGTGGACAGCTTGCCACCGATGAAACTACGAAGCAGAGCTAGGGTGTGACGGGGAGGTCTTCCTCGCCACAACCTATTTAGGCGGCTTAGATCATGCTCAGGGCAAGGTCAGCCGCCTTTGCCGATGCGCCTGCTTCGCCAAGCAGGCCATGTACCTCACGAAGGCCCTTCCCTACCGCCACTCCCTTTGCCCCATATAATAGCTCTTTAATCTCAATACTTATTCGCTCTGGAGTAACCTCGTCCTGCAGAAGCTCTGTTACTACCTCTCGGCCGGCAATAAGATTTACCAGGGAAAAGAACTCTATCTTGACCAGTTTTCGTCCTACCCAATAAGAGATCGGTGAGGTGCGATAGACCACAAGCATAGGCACTTCAAGGATGGCAAGCTCCAGAGTCACCGTGCCGGAGGCTGCCACCACAGCATCACAACATGCCATAAGCTCATAGCGATCTTCGCTGATCACATGGATATCGAGTAGGTCTTGATATTCGGCAAGGCCATTTTCCAGGAGTTGTTCCCTGTCAATGGTTGCGGCAATGGGCAGTAGAAATGAAATTTTTTCACTACACTCGTCCTGTAGCCGCTTTGCCGCCCGAAGAAAATCTGGCAACAGGGCTGAAATTTCTTTTTCCCTGCTCCCGGGAAGAAGACCAACATATTTTGCCGCGGGCCCGATCCTGTGCTTGGTGAGAAATTCTTCCCTTGAGAGTTTTATGCTGACGTTATCCAGAAGAGGATGGCCGACATAGCTTGCAGCCTGTCCCCGCTGGCGAAAGAACTCTTCTTCAAAGGGGAGGATAACTCCAAGTTGATCTGTTCGCTCTCCGATGGTTTTGATTCGTCCGGAACGCCAGGCCCAAACCTGCGGGGTAATATAGTAGAACACCGGGATACCGAGG from the Desulfotalea psychrophila LSv54 genome contains:
- the recJ gene encoding single-stranded-DNA-specific exonuclease RecJ, with translation MSRKNPIEQILSLRGYQEAQAIEEFLSPRLSSLPHPFTMLGMKEAVAEVLRAIDEGLPILIWGDYDVDGTTGTSILVNFFERIDVKVYWHIPSRLTEGYGLNLTYFQNLPWAEEHFLLITVDCGISNATEIEAIKKRGGRVIVTDHHQLPKRVPNCTVLNPSNEKCPFYGTSLAGVGVAFYLVAGVRNALVSGELNGKYSQSTPNLKSFLGFVAFGTLADVVPLTPVNRLLVKAGVESFARTEFIGLQALLESSDIADGSVTSDDIGFNLAPKVNAAGRYGVAHQVVELLTSKEAEPAYKIAKTLTKLNNDRKLLCKENMAEIETLLHIETIKADACIIVEGDFFEGILGILASRLVDRFHLPAIVFSRAADGDLKGSARSIEEINILDVITETSFLLKKFGGHKMAAGMSMSPLNFAAFRSAFVENLQRAEVKEIKQESRYELDASVEQVFNPDSLALYQKMEPFGPGNPQPTFYDAHALIVAARPVGQSKEHLQLTIRGKYGDNIKAIGFNLGEKGRNVIAGSTVKIIFTPTINRFKERVSWQARILDIL
- the miaA gene encoding tRNA (adenosine(37)-N6)-dimethylallyltransferase MiaA, with amino-acid sequence MEKIKQPVLVLVGPTAIGKTALSLQLARQFSCEVVSMDSMQVYRHMDIGTAKISKEEQGEVPHHLLDIVEPDEHYDASMYCRDALRTITEIHARGHIPLVTGGTGLYLQSLTKGFFEGPPSDSAVRERLQEELDNLGPEEMHARLEQLDPLSAQRLHPNDSYRVMRALEIFAITGKPWSQLLSQHKPENQFANMLQIGLTCDRPLLYDRINMRTQIMLDAGLEEEVRGLLDMGYSRELRSMGSIGYKHMANFIFGDWEFEEMKTLLARDTRRYAKRQYTWFNKDEDLHWYQKESKAEIVDRVGQWLEDQLSKNL
- a CDS encoding ComEA family DNA-binding protein, which produces MKNIWQTIMAGNYDGRIYLLVFVALLMFIHPLLFFLEQEETEQLSLQINYDELIIVQAETDASAPINEKSMVLLPLLFAPIPVNMATTELLQTIPGIGPALGQRIVEERGRNGVYDSPESLRRVSGIGASRAQKIGRYLSFQHP
- a CDS encoding tRNA (cytidine(34)-2'-O)-methyltransferase, which codes for MTTYRCPTVDYTSHLNIVLVEPEIPPNTGSIARLCGATNAILHLVHPLGFSTDDKHLRRAGLDYWKFVNIVYWESFEAFLSQCDKDNMYFFTTKTEKSYTEAKFKQGDFLIFGKETKGLPKPILDLHPDRCLTLPMPNPNIRSLNLAMTAGIVLYEAMRQVGENV
- the serC gene encoding 3-phosphoserine/phosphohydroxythreonine transaminase, producing the protein MADRVYNFSAGPATLPFEVLEQAGKDIVNFKETGSGLIEISHRSPEFIEVIEKTESLVRELLEVPDNYKVLFLQGGASSQFFMVPMNLLGAGKKATYLNTGTWAKKAIKEAQLFGDIDVAYSSEESIFNHVPANDAYQVAEESEYLYFASNNTIYGTQFETMPQSKKMLVADMSSDIFSRKVDVSKFGLIFAGAQKNLGPAGVTLVIIRDDLLEKTPAHTPTMLSYKTHADKGSMFNTPPCFAIYVMGEVLAWLKNLGGVEKIEEINREKAALLYSQIDASDYYRVHAQDGSRSLMNVTFNLPTAELEAKFIAEASALQMKGLKGHRSIGGCRASIYNAFPREGVVKLVEFMQVFAANNPA
- a CDS encoding radical SAM protein → MDYVGTIIRPPSEAHSLLLQISLGCSHNGCTFCGAYRDKRFRAKPIETVLGDIEKARTLLPSPTSLFLADGDALALPQMHLLKILCAIKDKLPWVKRINSYASPRSLLQKTTNQLIRLRKLGLSRIYLGLESGADEVLCSVNKGACASQIIEGGKKALDSGLYLSTSIILGLGGKRYSKLHAQKTAEALSILRPQHIAALTLMILPETPLAHSYAGKEFLPLSSHEILQELKWLVAGIDVDKAQFHANHASNHLHLSGKLPRDKENFIHLIDRACAGKLPLMPDYMRSL
- the rlmN gene encoding 23S rRNA (adenine(2503)-C(2))-methyltransferase RlmN produces the protein MQEEITTNREKIDLKNLSQDQLVEFAEKLGQPAFRGRQIMSWLYRPEVRDFEQMTDLAKVFRKLLAENSFFSHFDDPIIERAKDGCVKFGFRLHDGHVIETVLIPEPDRNTLCISSQVGCAMKCTFCMTGGMGFTRNLTPSEIVNQVCAARDFLANEPADKLIGPDRVTNVVYMGMGEPLNNLENVLTSISILTEQKGLDLTGRRITVSTCGIVANMARLGQEAPVNLAISLHAVDDKTRDMLMPVNNRYPLDELLEACRTYPMGKRRRIMFEYIMLAGINDSDTEARTLARKLQEIPCKINLIPYNESPGLPYKSPGMKRILSFQNILREANYSVFIRNSRGEDIAAACGQLATDETTKQS
- the lpxB gene encoding lipid-A-disaccharide synthase: MDKQKRETGSEIMVVTGEASGDIHGANLVRALKEKDSSLSFSGMGGPELASLGVEILYDAKKISVVGLVEVFSHLPSIFAAKKILQRRLKNKPPALLIIIDLPDFNLMLAKKAKALGIPVFYYITPQVWAWRSGRIKTIGERTDQLGVILPFEEEFFRQRGQAASYVGHPLLDNVSIKLSREEFLTKHRIGPAAKYVGLLPGSREKEISALLPDFLRAAKRLQDECSEKISFLLPIAATIDREQLLENGLAEYQDLLDIHVISEDRYELMACCDAVVAASGTVTLELAILEVPMLVVYRTSPISYWVGRKLVKIEFFSLVNLIAGREVVTELLQDEVTPERISIEIKELLYGAKGVAVGKGLREVHGLLGEAGASAKAADLALSMI